One genomic region from Chlamydia poikilotherma encodes:
- a CDS encoding 4-hydroxybenzoate octaprenyltransferase has product MQMKYFNQLLNMKYALFSAIFLSTTTVFALTFPEISSAFSEKGLITLWIGGFAFFCARTVGILINQIIDYNIDKKNPRTSFRVLPAKKLSFNFVSLVTAIALFFFVILCMFLNKECTWLALISTILMVVYAYAKRVTYLCHWMLGLIYYLAILMNFYALSSGPLSLKMFAIVSLWGITAAMIIAANDIIYAIQDLDFDREEKLYSIPACFGKEKAVRIASVCLVISLASYIAMSLLASFTKLGLVLSLFPALVICKTIKNYHEMHKNKANPERCFFRGNIYLALSFFLVMVSLLLS; this is encoded by the coding sequence ACATGAAATATGCCTTATTTTCGGCAATATTTCTATCCACGACCACAGTATTTGCTTTGACATTCCCTGAAATTTCATCAGCATTTTCTGAAAAGGGATTGATAACACTATGGATTGGGGGATTTGCTTTCTTTTGTGCCAGAACAGTAGGAATCTTAATAAACCAGATCATCGATTACAACATAGACAAAAAAAACCCTAGAACCTCTTTTAGGGTATTACCTGCAAAAAAACTCTCATTCAACTTTGTTTCATTAGTTACAGCTATCGCTTTGTTCTTCTTTGTCATTCTATGTATGTTTTTAAATAAGGAATGTACGTGGTTAGCTTTAATATCTACGATTCTTATGGTTGTTTATGCTTATGCAAAACGTGTTACTTACTTATGTCATTGGATGCTGGGATTAATTTATTATCTGGCAATTCTTATGAATTTTTATGCCCTATCTTCAGGCCCTCTTTCTTTAAAGATGTTTGCCATAGTTTCTTTATGGGGAATAACAGCAGCCATGATTATTGCTGCTAATGATATTATTTATGCGATTCAGGATTTGGATTTCGATAGAGAAGAAAAGCTTTACAGCATTCCTGCATGTTTTGGAAAAGAAAAGGCAGTCCGCATTGCTTCAGTATGCTTAGTAATTAGCTTAGCATCCTATATAGCAATGTCTTTGCTTGCATCTTTCACTAAATTAGGTCTTGTATTATCTCTTTTCCCAGCCCTGGTCATTTGTAAAACCATTAAAAACTATCATGAAATGCACAAGAATAAAGCTAATCCTGAAAGATGTTTCTTTAGGGGAAATATTTACCTTGCTTTATCCTTTTTCTTGGTCATGGTAAGTTTATTACTTTCGTAA
- a CDS encoding flavin prenyltransferase UbiX, translated as MKRYIVGISGASGIILAVKLIEELSKMQHNVEVILSAAAMKTLYYELDASSLLSLIPEENHSYIHQHNIKSIENKLASGSYRVDGTVIVPCSMATVAALSVGLGDNLLRRVADVALKERRKLILVPRESPLHAIHLENLLKLSQNGAVILPPMPMWYFKPQTVEDITNDIVGKILSLLDVKTDLEKVWVNPA; from the coding sequence ATGAAACGTTATATTGTAGGTATCTCCGGAGCTTCTGGAATAATCTTAGCTGTAAAGCTGATAGAAGAACTATCCAAAATGCAACACAATGTCGAGGTGATTCTTTCCGCGGCTGCTATGAAAACACTTTATTACGAACTTGATGCTTCTTCTTTGCTTTCTTTAATTCCTGAAGAAAATCATTCCTATATTCATCAACACAATATCAAATCTATAGAGAACAAATTAGCTTCAGGATCTTATCGTGTGGATGGTACTGTTATAGTTCCTTGTAGCATGGCGACAGTTGCAGCTCTTTCTGTGGGATTAGGAGATAATCTATTAAGAAGAGTAGCTGATGTCGCTCTAAAAGAACGTAGGAAATTGATCTTAGTTCCCAGAGAAAGTCCCTTACATGCAATTCATTTAGAAAACTTACTCAAATTATCTCAAAATGGAGCCGTTATTCTTCCTCCTATGCCCATGTGGTACTTCAAACCACAAACAGTCGAGGATATTACTAATGATATTGTTGGGAAAATTCTATCTCTACTAGATGTAAAAACCGACTTAGAAAAAGTTTG